The region CCGTTACTGAGCTGGGGAGCAGAGCAGGTGAGGtggaggcaggaaaggagaggaaaacctGAATTTACTGAGCAGCCTGCGGGCCCAGCATTGCGCCTGGCTGCCTTCCATGCTATCTCATGTAACCATTGCAGCAGAGCTTTAAGAAAGGCACTTACttacatttaaacttttttttacctcttttgcAGAGGAAACAGAGGTACAGAATAAGGAAGTTGCCCAAAATTACAGGATTATCAAGTGGTAGGGATTCTATGTGAATTTAGGTATGCTAGGGAAgaaaagttgtgttttttaaactaCACCACCTATTGCATTTACTAGGGTTTCTTCCTATGTTAAGGCTGCTCAGCCCTGATACCTGGACCCTCCACTGCCATCGCcgccaccaccatcatcatcgtcACCACCATTAGGGAGCCTTCCTATAAGGCTACCtctctttttctaccttgttcctTCCCCCAGAGCAGTTAACACACAGGAGGGAGGCGGGGTTCAGTGGGTTGAGGAGGGTAAACTGTTGGGGTAGTTGCCTTGGGCAGGTGGGATGGTGGATGGTAATGACCTTGAGATGGGCCAGGCCATTGCTGGGAGTGTCCAGGAGCCGGCCCTCCCCACAAGTCACACTTGATTGAGAGTAGCTGAAGCTGAGGGAAGGGAAGATGCTTGGGAGAGACAGTCCTTTAAATTCTCCTGGAACTTCTAGCCTTCACTCTTGGCCCACCTGGCTTCTGAATAAACGGAACACCTGCCTTTATTTTATGTAGCCCAGAGATCAAAATTAGAGTACTCATGACCTCTGAGCACCTAGTGAGAAGGCTTGAGTTAACCCCAGACTTCATCACCACCAGTCACAGAACAGGGAGTAGGTTCCTCAACTTATCAGAACGTcaatttcctcctctataaaaggagaacaacaacacCTACATTATTAGATTGTTGTGACAATTGAATgagagaacatgtatgaagggcCCATGGGCTGTGCGGCTGTGCAGGAATGCACTGAACGAGGGGCCACATGTTAAGCATTTGGCACAGTTCCTAGGCTGTAGAAGGTGCTCCACAAACGCTGTCTGATGATGATGAAAGTATCAGTCCTCCTGATCCCTGCAGGGGGGATGCTGATGCTCTTGTATGCGATGTCCCTCTTAGCTGCTTTTTGAGAGATCTCAGCAATCTACGAgctcattttgtttcttctgggAGGAGGCCGTGTGAAGGGACGGTGCCCCCACATGTTGCACAGGCAGAGAGCTGAGAGTCAGGGGTGGGTTTCCCCGAGCTCTCTTGGTCTCCAGGTTTTGTCTCCCTGCCACGGGGACCTCCTTCTCTGTGGCTTCCAGGGACTGTCTGGCAGGGCTGTCTGTGGCCTCGAGCCTGggccagctttgttcttttttcacattttgggGCTAGGAGGGTGAGGGTCTCTCCTGGAACTGAATGAAGAGCCCAAAAACactggggccggggggggggggagagaaagggaggggggaaaggaaggaaagcaagCCGATAATTTCCTCGAAGGATAAACATCCGATTTTTTTCCTCACCCAAAATAAACATGCTAGCCacaaggaattaaaagcagaagAGGGGAGGATGCGCCTCCATCTGGGGCTGCTCTAGGAAGCTGACCTGCCATTTAGCCTGGGCTTGGGCCCCAACCGGAGCTGCCAATTACACTCTGGGCCTGCGGGGTGGGGGATGTGGGGAGTGTGAGGTTCGCAGACACCCACAAAGTCCCTTCTGAGGGACTGCTTTCCATGACACTGCAAATGgacatttccttttgtttcttcttttagcTCTGCTGGCAAGCGTGTCTGGTGGGGTAGAAGGGAGTAGGAGTTCCTATTGCCTGGGGTGGCATCAAAGGACCTTCTTCAGAATGAGAACTTGGTGTCCTAGGCTTCGGGAGCTGAATTTATCCATGGTGGGGGAAGCATGGTCCAATGCCCTCCCCGTTCACACATACAGTCTCCCAGCTCAGTGTGTTCTTCAGAGCCCACCATGAAAATCTTCCAATTACCTGGCAGTGTGCGCTGGGCGAAGGGGTTGGCCAGGGCCCCTCTGCCTTCTAGCTAATGTGGGTCCTGGCTCTAAGAGGGTAATAATGCAGTGCCCAGCTACAGCCTGCCCCTTTTGTCTGAGGATTTTGAGGCACTTTGCACACACGAGTCACCAGCATTGCTGTGCTCTAGCCAAGGACAGGGGTGGTCATTAACTCTTGGAGGGAAACTGAGCAGAGATCAGGGGCGCTGACAGgactggagctgggggtgggcagtTGAGGTACTTTAGGCTGTGAAAGAGTCTGTAGTTAAGAGATGCCTCCAAGGGGTCCTTGGAGGGAAAGCCAAGAGACATTCAGAGGACATCCAGGGAGGTAGACACCAAAATTCCTATCCCTGCAGAAACCAAGGAGTTCTTCACAGCTTTCTTCAAGCACAAATCAGGTtatgccccacccccgccccccctctgCTCTAGTCCACATATCACTGCATGATTTCCCATTGCTCTCAGGGTACAGTCCAAAATTGGAGCCCGCAAGGCCTGGCATGTTCTAGTCCTTGCTCACATGTCCAGGTAGCTACACTACTGGCTTTCCGTTTCCTGGAAGATGCCACCCTTGGCTCTGGTAGCCATGGAGCTTGGAGGTGTTCCTTCTGTTCGGCGCACTCTCTACCCTGTGCCCACTCGTAGTTAACCTCTACCCGCTTTTCAGCCTTGAAGTTAAACATCACTTCCTCCGAGAGACCTTGCTTGAGCCCCCTCCTGGCACCCTCAGAGCACTTGTCACATATGCTGTCATTTGCTTGTGGTCATCTGATGagtctgcccctcccctcctgggtTCATGAAGCAAGCCTTTGGATTTGTCTGCCCTGTGCACACATGGACCCCATACTTAGTGGAAggtcaggcacatagtaggtgcccacAATAGTTGAATTGTGTTGAatgtcagagctggaaaggaccATGGTGATAAACCAGCCTCCTCTACCTCTTCTTCCCACTTCAATGTTACGTCTCAGGAAGCAGAACTTTGAAGATGGTGGGTGACTGGCTCAAGGTTGCACAGTGCACCTCAGTGACAGTCCAGGGCTGGGGGTCTCCACCTTCTCCCTGTCCATCTAgacccctgcccccaacacagCCCTCTGCACTTGTATTTACAGGCCCCCATGCTGGACATCAATGAGTTCCTCCCCTTGGTGTTTGAAGGAGGACAGGCTAGGAGACGAAACATCCAACCACTGAgacctgggtgatttttttaattggggaGAGAAGGGGTTCCACACCCAGAGGTGGTTCCTCACCCAGACCATAGGTGGTGGGCAATGTGGATGCACGCTGGCAAGGCGAGGCCTGAGGCCTGTTTGGGTTTGTATTTGGGCTCACTGCTCCCTCCTGTGGGGGGAGTCTGGACACTGCCTCCTCCTCCGGGAACCCGGACAGGTGGTGAGTCCATGTGATTTTGGGTCATGAACTGGGTGGCTGCTTCAGATATGCCCAGGTTGAATCGTACCTGAAATTGGTCCAGTTGCCAAGCGCCTAGAAGGACAAACAAACCACAGGGAGGCTGTGAGAGAGAACCACAGACTGCAGAACGGGCAGGGTGAGAGGGAAGCCAGCTCTGGGGGAGTGGAGACAGCAGATGACCTTGGCCATTGGGCTGAGTACCTGGGGGTGCCTCTGGCTCCTAGCTGCAGGGATTCCTCTGGGTGTTGGCAGAGAGCCTGTGAAGGGGCTGTTCCCCGGAAGACAACGGGGACTAGGAGTCTGGATTGAGTCAAGAGCAGCCTTTGGTCTCCATCCCCAGTGCCCTTGATTTAGCATAGTTCTGCCTCCTCATGCACACGAAGAAAGGAAATGCCTGGTCAGGTGGTCTGCACAtttcctccacccacccctctttTCCTGCAGGCTCTCTTGACCCCATGACTGAGGCTTTCATGCTTCTGCTCTTCACACCTGGTCACCCCGGCCACTGGGGATGAGATGGCAGGTATGTCTGGGCTATTCACCTGACTCCTCTCCAGAACCCCAACCACTGCCTTGGGGCTgggaaaggagccctggctgtggTAGCAGTCAAGGAGAAGGGGGTACGGCGAGggccccttctccctgctcctggTCACCTGGATCCTGGAGTGGAGCTGAGTGTGGGCAAGACGTCTCCAGGCTGGGGCATGGAGAAGCCCAGTCAGTGCCCAAGTCAGAGGGCCCTCCTCGAGGGGAGAAAACACAGGGGCATCGGGGGAGGGCCATCCTCTAGGGCAAGTATGAACTGGCCTCctagcagagcagggagggcacagcccagggctctggggaggggccgagggaAGTGGTCAGAGGCATATTCCCACGCTCTTGTTTCCCAAACCTTGGGGCCTCAGGCACCCTTGGCATATGGTTGCCAGAGAAAACAGAGGACACCCAGTTCAATCAGAATTCCAGATCAACAACAAATAATTTGTTAGTGCATGTTTCACGTATTACATGGATCATACTTACAGCAAAGAATTCCTTCTTGTTTATTGGAAATTCCAGTTGAACTGGGTatcctatattttctttcctctttttaaaaaaaaaaaatctagtcacTTTTCCTGGATGAAGGAGCTGCTTAGGGAAGACTTTGTCCTGAGCAGAGCTAGGCAGTGGCCAGTCTGGCCTGGACCAGCAGAGGACAGAGACGCACAGAGAGAACAGGGCGAGCGCCTGGCACCCCCGAGGCCCTCCCACAGCCACCCGCTGCCCCTCCTGCGGTTCTCTGTCTGCACTCACAACCTCTTAGGGTCCTGCGCCCCACTTACTACCCCTCTTCACAGGGGCTGTCTGCATTTCAAAGATATTCTCCAGGGAAGGACACTTTTtaatccaaagaaacaaaataataacaataataatgcaaaaaataGTAATAGCTGTAAAACATGGATGTAGtgctttctgtgtgccaggcacggtTCTGGACACTTCACGCGCATTTATCCAGCTCATCCTTACAAGGAGAAATGATTTTTATCCCCAGTGCACAGCTGGAGTTCTGGTGAGGTTGGTTCTTAGTGGCAATGGGGAAAGGGCCACTTCAGGGTCCTTCATTTCCTATCAGGCTCAGTGACCGCACTCTCACATTGGGCTGGAAAGCAGCAGTTTCAGGAGTCCTCTTGGGGCCACAGTGGCCAGGCCCTGGACATGGGCTGCTGGGCTGAGAGGTGTGGCACTGGCGCTCTGGGGGCTTCCACCAGGAGGCCTGGTTGTGGCCGTAACGCTCAGGGAGCCTGGTTGGCTGGGAAAACACTGTGTTTTCATGGCCCTGGgggagtgtgtgcatgtgcgagcacatgtgtgtgtatgtgtggatgCTCGTTTGCATGCATgcctgtgtgtgagtgcatgtgcacgccaggggaggggctctgggtgAACTGGTGTGTGGCGGGCATGGGGACAAGGGGGCCTTCCCCACTGAGTAGGGCAGGAAGGAACCTGGGTGGCAAGGAGGGAATTGAAACTCATCACGAGATCAGGGCAAGTGGCGGAAAGAAATCCCCTGTACCCTGAGGGAGACCTTGCTCCCTCTGCAGTGGTGCACCCTCCCTCAGCTCAGATGACTTCTCTGATGGGGCCTGGAGGGCTTTGGAAGCCACACAGCTCCTTCACTGTCCCATTTCTGTCAGCCCTGTCATTCTTGGGCTCCTTGGGCAGCTCCCCAGAGCAGCCCTTCTGTCCCTCAGGAGAGCAGGGACAGTGTGCCCTGGCCGCTagcctcctgctgcctcctcccttgGCTTGGCTGTGACTCCTTACACCCCCGTTTCCTGCCACAAGAGGAACTGACCCTGTGAGTTCTAGAGGGAATGAGGGTGAGTCAGACCCTCAGGGGAGTGTGAGGGGAGCTTGGAGGCTTGGAGGCTGTGGCTTCCATGGTCACCATGTGGAGGAAAGCCCCATGCTGTACGGCACTGCAGGTCCCCTGAAGAGCACCGGGCTGCTGTCTgtgctctggcccctcccccttgCCCTTGGGCCCACCCAGGATGGATTCTtcctgggacagggcagggcgGTGCCTGCACTTCAAAGGCCTCcagctggagagagaaagaagtgggCTGTCAGATGTCTGTCTCCTGAGCCGCCCAGTAACTGGATATAGAGGTCTGGTCTTCTCAGGGCAGGGCTGCCACATGTGATGAACAGGTGGGTCCCTACACAAACCTAGGGAGTACCCTTCCCATCCTGCCAAATCAGACTTGGGCATCCTCTCACCTACTGGTTGGTGCTGATAGGGAAGGTGTTAGCCATCAGAGGTTAGATGTTAGAGATGTTACAGGAGTGGGCCAAGGGGAGACATAGGGAAACTTATCTAAAGCCACCAGGGGTTCCTGAGCCACCACAGTATACCTGGTTTCTACCAGACACCGGTGGGGAGGGTGCGAGGTGGAGTGGGTGAATGGTCTTTGTCTTCAACAACCAGGAGAGCAGTCCCAAGCTTTTGGAAGCTCATCTGAGTTGGAGTTCTGGGGACTGCAAAGGCTGGGGTGTTTGTGAATAGCCCCAAGGCAGGTCTGGACAGTCACTGTCTCCACCCCCAGCGCCCCAGACCTTCTGGGCTCACCACTGTTTGGGAGTGGTTCACCCCAGGGTGGACAGCCCCACTGAGCCCATTAGGGTCAAGCAGGCACCTACAAGACAGAGAAAGTGATGCTATACCTCATCAGGCAGCCCCTCCCTTGCAGGACCCCAGAGAATGGGATAGATGGCTCCTCCACTCGAATGTGGAAATTCTAAGCTGAAGAGAATCTCAGACCCTGGGGTCCAGGCTCCCAGCACTGATAGCCCTGTCCTGGGTTCTGCTAAGCGTGTGGTGGGGGGAGCGTGCAGAGCTGACTCATccaggccccaccctggcccTCAATTAGTTCATAAGACAATTAACACTGGACTAATAAACTAGGCCTTCGAAGGGTGGCCTTGGCCAGCAGCACAACATGTCCCTCACCTCCCACAGATGAggtcccacccccagccacacccCCAGAGTCTCTCCAGCAGGCCCACCTTAAGACTCCCGACAGTATAGGAAAAGTATTTCCTGTGTGTCCTTACTTACTCTAGTCAAGGGACATGCCCCATCTGACCTGTCATTGGTCTTTAATAGGCCCCAAAGTATCTCCCTCTCAGCCTGAGCAGTGGGGGTCGGGAAGCCCTCACTGAGAGGCAGGCCCTCATCCAGGTGGGCTCTAGAACGGGGGCTGGGGTACTGAGCCTTGGGGCCTCCTCCTCTGAGCCACCATGTCCTCGGCCGGGACCTGGGGTGCCTGGCTGCCCTGCCACCCCAGGCAAGTGAGCTGTGTCTAACCAAGGTGGCCACCCTCTTCCCTGGCCTGCCCCTTTCTCCCCCTAGGCAGAGGCTCCGTTGCTTCTTGTCAGGGGACAGTGGCCCTGAAGACAGAACAAGAATGGATGCTAGCTTGAAAGCCGCCCCTCTGAGTGCCAGGCCTGGACGGTAATTTGTCAGGCTCTTCGCGGGGCTGGCGCAGTGATAGAAGCGCTGATGCCTTTCTTCTGAGATTAATGGTGTCCTGGCGGTGGTGGGTGGGAAGCCcgagtcttttatttttttcgtGCCGTTAAATGACATCCAGAGACTTCCACGCAGGAGCTGAAAAGCCCATGTTCCATTGCATCCAATTACTCCTGGAGCATATTTGCTGAGTGGCTGATCCTGTCAGCTtgagaggctggggcagaggggaccaCTCTGACTTCGGAGGGAGTGAGAGGTTGGGGATGCCGCGAGAGCCcgcaaggtggggagggggaaccGGCTCCTCTGGAGAAGAGGACCCAGGAGATCTGGAGAGTGCAAGCACTCTTCGTGGCCCAGGCAGTGGCTCACCCCTCTCTCGTCCtgtggctggggtgggtgtggggaaggggcGAGAGGAATGGAGACGTGACACTGTCCGTTCAACTTCTGGTTATCATTCCAGTGTTTGGTGGTGGTGTTGGCTGGCCGGCGATCATGTGGTTTCCCGAGGACGCGCTCAGTGTTGCTCTGGAGGTTGGTGCTGGGCTTGACAAGGGCCTGTTGCTCGAagagggctgcctggggcctgTGAGGGAGCAGGCGGTTTCTGGCCAGGGAGCCTCCCTGAGAGTTGCCCGGGATGGCCCCATCTGAGTtgctgccaggtccccagtcctaCCAGCTCTGCCAGGTGGGTGGGTCCCTTGAGAGGCAGGAGAAGGCTGCCTGACGCAAGCGCACACGGTGACtcaggggctgggccctgggggggtTCTGGGGCCTGGCCAGGTGAACCGCCGTGGGAGGTCATGGCAGGGAGTAGGGGCTGTTTTGCAGTGGGCTGCATGTGTTTGCGTCTGTGTGTttgcgtctgtgtgtgtgtgtgtgagagagagagagagagagagagggggttgCTCTCCAGGCAGGGCTCCCTTCCCTCCATTTTTGCCTACACCATCTGCTTGCCCCTCGCTGCCACGGGGCCTGGTGCATCTCCTCCCACCATCCGTCTTCCACACCAAGGCCTCCGCCTGCTGACTCCACTCAGAGCTCTGCTGTCTTCATGCCATTGACCTGTGCTTTCAGATGTTTCCACACAGCATCCCTTGTCTGAATCACCCGCGGTGCCCCACCGGCCTTCAGTGCCACAAGCCAGACAAACCCCACTAGACGGCAAGcatctgcctgcccctcctctctgacccctgtgGGTGGGTGGCTCCTCGAGAGCTGCTCAATTCAGTTCACTGAGGTGCTGGAGAGAAGGTTATGGCTGCCTCATCCAGAACCCCAGACAGACCTCCCTCTGCCACTTGCATCCCGCTTTTCCAGGAGCAGTCTCTTCGAAGGCCCCCGAGGCTGCCCTGTGAAGCGGTGACCGGAGTCCGGCATGGCCCATTCGTTCCCCAGGTGCTGCTGCACCGCCCCGCGCTCGTGGCCTCACAGAGACTTCTGGAGCAAGTGGTGGCACGTCATCTTGCGGGACAGAGAGGGGATTTCCCTGCTAGAGGAGTGTGAGGCCAGCTCGTGACACCTCTGGGCAAGGTGGCTGAGGCATGGCACGGGGCAGAACACAGCTCCCTACAGCACTCAGCCATGGGAAAGGGGCAAGTGGGTGCACTGCCATGGGTGGCCGTTGCTGCTGGCCGAGGATGCCGAGGGCAGCAGGATGGACttgctccctctctgcccccaccccggggcccagaAGTCTGGTGgtctgggtgggaggagagggcatGTGGGTGGGCCGGTGACAGGTACAAAGAACTTTGCTCCGAAAGGCAGAAGAAAACTAATTTACTATTAACTGAGACCCTTGCTCAACCAAGCCACTCACTGTTCTGGGCTTCTCATCCTCACTCACCCAGGGGGATGACAGCCGCTGTCCTACCCACCCCACACTGCCAGGAGGTAGGGTGAGGGAAGGCCGGGAAGATGCAGGGGAGGCTGGCGGAGAGGCTGGGCATTTAAGTGGCCCTGCCCATCCGgcgtggggacagggagggtgtGGATGCCA is a window of Phyllostomus discolor isolate MPI-MPIP mPhyDis1 chromosome 8, mPhyDis1.pri.v3, whole genome shotgun sequence DNA encoding:
- the PEBP4 gene encoding phosphatidylethanolamine-binding protein 4, producing MVDPDAPSRSTPLARFWRHWLVTNITGTNMKTGRIQGQELTPYQPPTPPPRTGFHRYQFLVYRLSTQNISLLPEETESPGAWQLDQFQVRFNLGISEAATQFMTQNHMDSPPVRVPGGGGSVQTPPTGGSSEPKYKPKQASGLALPACIHIAHHLWSG